In one Candidatus Absconditicoccus praedator genomic region, the following are encoded:
- the amrB gene encoding AmmeMemoRadiSam system protein B yields MRITSIVFGFLFSVIVFFVLFYGFDSETTNNNGLYSSSEDMVVQEFAVIPHFMIQPQTVYNYYDKLNHKYALDEVDDLNIVLISPNHFGLGENNYISFYENPKTDSLCYDKWCINNTKSLVDQELIYDGTGAESIFESDYLFRYKNGKYTTKEHGIGEHFPYIKSFFDSPDIYPLVVSPNDFRRVDDVIELLKNKFADKNTLYISSVDFSHYLPENFAYMHDKTSLYTLKNSLDIKDYQQLEVDCQNCLYILNKLAKHNQKYPTLDYRDSSSLIQGKELGYDNTSRLFISYDSTKPENNGLTIAFYGDLIYDRGVSYYLDNEKKFYDFFSRYFSLGDTGQDLDYYHHRKLFGFDFVGLNLETPVVSDSSVCQSTDKEVAFCSSKKFLPWLKNLGFNILSLANNHSIDGGVQAHLDTIQNLEEEGFDYFGYIRHGNLFENNYVYTGTKRGIDYAWHSYDFTVTPNMIENYCEILGEYEPSYENFVSVHWGIEYQQEHNARQESIAHKLIDCGADLIIGHHPHVSQGIQRYDDKPIIYSLGNFLFDQGFSEETKKGKEVLIDYNLDGEINVFTGTIDAYPA; encoded by the coding sequence ATGAGAATAACCAGTATTGTGTTTTGATTTTTGTTTTCAGTTATAGTTTTTTTTGTATTGTTTTATGGGTTTGATTCAGAAACTACAAACAACAATGGTTTGTATTCCAGCTCAGAAGATATGGTTGTACAGGAATTTGCAGTTATTCCTCATTTTATGATACAACCTCAAACTGTGTATAATTATTATGACAAACTAAATCACAAATATGCTTTGGATGAGGTTGATGATCTAAATATAGTCTTGATATCTCCAAATCATTTTGGTTTGGGTGAAAATAATTATATATCATTTTATGAAAATCCTAAAACTGATTCCTTGTGTTATGATAAATGGTGTATAAATAATACAAAATCTCTGGTTGATCAAGAGTTAATATATGATTGAACCTGAGCAGAATCTATTTTTGAATCTGACTACCTTTTTAGGTATAAAAATTGAAAATATACCACCAAAGAGCATTGAATTTGAGAACATTTTCCTTACATCAAAAGTTTTTTTGACAGCCCAGATATTTATCCTTTGGTAGTGTCTCCAAATGATTTTAGAAGGGTAGATGATGTGATAGAGTTGCTAAAAAATAAATTTGCAGACAAAAACACATTGTATATATCTTCTGTTGATTTTTCTCATTATCTCCCAGAAAACTTTGCTTATATGCACGATAAAACAAGTTTGTATACTCTAAAAAATTCTTTGGATATCAAAGATTATCAACAACTTGAAGTAGATTGCCAAAACTGTTTGTATATACTAAACAAATTGGCTAAGCACAACCAAAAATATCCAACTTTGGATTATAGAGACAGTAGCAGTTTGATTCAAGGCAAAGAGCTTGGGTATGATAATACTTCTAGACTTTTTATATCTTATGATTCTACAAAACCAGAAAACAACTGACTTACTATAGCCTTTTATGGTGATTTGATTTATGACAGGGGAGTGAGTTATTATTTGGATAATGAAAAAAAGTTTTATGATTTTTTCTCAAGGTATTTTAGTTTGGGAGATACAGGTCAGGACTTGGATTATTATCATCACAGAAAACTTTTTGGTTTTGATTTTGTTGGTTTGAATTTGGAAACACCAGTAGTTTCAGATTCTTCTGTTTGTCAGTCAACAGACAAAGAAGTTGCTTTTTGTTCATCAAAAAAGTTTCTGCCTTGGTTGAAAAATTTGTGATTCAATATACTTAGTTTGGCGAACAATCATAGTATAGATGGAGGTGTACAGGCACATTTGGATACTATCCAAAACCTTGAAGAAGAATGATTTGATTATTTTGGTTATATTAGACATTGAAACCTTTTTGAGAATAATTATGTGTATACAGGTACCAAGAGATGAATTGATTATGCTTGGCATAGTTATGATTTTACTGTAACTCCAAATATGATTGAAAATTACTGTGAAATTCTTGGTGAGTATGAGCCAAGTTATGAAAACTTTGTAAGTGTCCATTGGTGAATAGAATACCAACAAGAACATAATGCAAGACAAGAAAGTATAGCTCACAAATTGATTGATTGCGGAGCTGATTTGATAATAGGTCATCATCCTCATGTAAGTCAGTGAATACAACGGTATGATGACAAGCCAATAATTTATAGTTTGTGAAATTTTTTGTTTGATCAAGGATTTTCTGAAGAAACCAAAAAATGAAAGGAGGTTCTGATAGATTACAATTTGGATGGTGAAATCAATGTTTTTACCTGAACAATAGATGCATATCCGGCTTAG